Proteins from one Rhodospirillaceae bacterium genomic window:
- a CDS encoding DUF2384 domain-containing protein: MAGAKAAVVSNAVARKLESIRTKGAMRHVEVANLLGTRPETVSRWNQGRAYPHAKTERTLLEFEFIVDELSDFYEPNEARQWIFSPQKHLKGSSPAELIRDGRIDEVRRLVNQLRDAVYI, encoded by the coding sequence ATGGCGGGTGCGAAGGCGGCGGTCGTGAGTAACGCGGTCGCCCGAAAGTTGGAGTCGATCCGCACCAAGGGCGCGATGCGACATGTCGAGGTTGCGAATCTGCTCGGCACGCGGCCGGAAACGGTTTCGCGCTGGAATCAGGGCCGTGCCTACCCGCATGCGAAGACCGAAAGGACTCTGCTGGAGTTCGAGTTCATCGTGGACGAACTGTCCGACTTCTACGAGCCGAACGAGGCGCGGCAGTGGATCTTTTCTCCGCAGAAGCACCTGAAGGGCTCTTCGCCGGCCGAACTCATCCGGGATGGCCGGATCGATGAGGTGCGGCGCCTGGTCAATCAGCTTCGCGACGCGGTTTACATTTGA
- the nth gene encoding endonuclease III gives MKKADIVEMYRRLEAQRPAPKGELEHVNAYTLLVAVVLSAQATDVGVNKATKALFAQVTTPEQMVALGEAGLKEHIRTIGLYNAKAKNVIALSHLLIEKHGSRVPQDRAALEALPGVGRKTANVVLNIAFGQPTIAVDTHIFRVGNRTGLAPGKTPLAVEQKLEKATPPQFRQHAHHWLILHGRYVCKARKPDCPACIVNDLCRFKGKTV, from the coding sequence ATGAAGAAAGCCGATATCGTCGAGATGTACCGCCGCCTCGAGGCGCAGCGGCCGGCGCCCAAGGGCGAGCTGGAGCATGTCAACGCGTATACGCTGCTGGTCGCCGTCGTCCTGTCGGCCCAGGCGACCGACGTCGGCGTTAACAAGGCGACGAAGGCCCTGTTCGCCCAGGTGACGACGCCGGAGCAGATGGTGGCGCTCGGCGAGGCGGGGCTCAAAGAGCATATCCGCACCATCGGCCTCTACAACGCCAAGGCGAAGAACGTCATCGCGCTCAGCCACCTCCTGATCGAGAAACACGGCAGCCGCGTGCCGCAGGACCGCGCCGCGCTGGAGGCCCTGCCCGGCGTTGGCCGCAAGACGGCGAACGTGGTCCTGAACATCGCCTTCGGTCAGCCGACCATCGCGGTCGACACCCACATCTTCCGGGTCGGCAACCGGACCGGCCTGGCGCCCGGCAAGACGCCGCTCGCCGTCGAGCAGAAGCTGGAGAAGGCGACGCCGCCGCAATTCCGGCAGCACGCGCACCACTGGCTGATCCTGCACGGCCGCTACGTCTGCAAGGCGCGCAAGCCGGACTGCCCGGCTTGCATCGTCAACGACCTGTGCCGCTTCAAGGGCAAGACGGTGTGA
- a CDS encoding DUF2244 domain-containing protein translates to MGYGSAMNASPVFLDAELRPNRSLSPRGFRWLMGGLLALSFVAGIVFVSIGAWPVFGFFGLDVLLIWLAFRASYRSGAMFEYLRLTRDALEVKRIHPSGREQRWSFQPWWVRVSLPRPVRHESQLSLSSHGRRLVVGAFLSPRERGEVADALENALHRMRAAPA, encoded by the coding sequence ATGGGTTATGGTTCCGCCATGAACGCGTCGCCGGTCTTTCTCGACGCCGAACTCCGGCCCAATCGCAGCCTCAGCCCGCGCGGCTTCCGCTGGCTGATGGGCGGACTGCTGGCGCTTTCCTTCGTCGCAGGCATCGTCTTCGTCTCGATCGGCGCCTGGCCGGTCTTCGGCTTCTTCGGGCTCGACGTGCTGCTGATCTGGCTCGCCTTCCGGGCCAGCTACCGCAGCGGCGCGATGTTCGAATATCTCAGGCTGACCCGCGACGCGCTGGAGGTGAAGCGCATCCATCCCTCCGGCCGCGAGCAGCGCTGGTCGTTCCAGCCCTGGTGGGTGCGGGTGTCGCTGCCCCGCCCGGTCCGGCACGAAAGCCAGCTCTCGCTCTCGTCTCACGGCCGGCGGCTGGTTGTCGGCGCTTTCCTCAGCCCGCGGGAACGCGGAGAGGTCGCCGACGCGCTGGAGAACGCCCTGCACCGGATGCGCGCGGCGCCGGCCTGA